The following are encoded together in the Pseudoalteromonas shioyasakiensis genome:
- a CDS encoding 3'-5' exonuclease — protein MTRAPAPFPLERLADIPERPEDFRLLERIPLTREPQSWPLELSPMVGDEQPMVLLDTETTGLSADDESIIELGMVKVLYSPSAKRIVSIVDVISLYEYPGKPIPELITELTGITDDMVQGQRIDDALVASWLSDDPLVVAHNAQFDRPFFEKRFAALGHLSWACSASGIDWKALGFESRKLEYLLLRLGWFYEGHRAATDCLAMAWLFYLLPESVANLLSEADRRTVLVRAFGAPFDVKDYLKERGYRWHDGVKGANKHWWREISEDELAQEQTYLDDLYHRGSEHAHYDYKDARNRFKALS, from the coding sequence ATGACAAGAGCCCCTGCGCCATTTCCGCTAGAGCGCCTCGCGGATATCCCAGAAAGACCAGAAGATTTTAGATTGCTGGAGCGTATTCCATTAACGCGTGAGCCGCAGTCCTGGCCACTTGAACTTTCTCCTATGGTCGGCGATGAACAGCCAATGGTGCTGCTCGATACAGAGACAACCGGACTGTCTGCCGATGACGAGTCCATTATTGAGCTTGGTATGGTTAAGGTGCTTTACAGCCCCTCGGCTAAGCGGATTGTATCGATTGTTGATGTGATCAGCTTGTATGAATATCCCGGCAAGCCAATCCCCGAGCTGATTACCGAGTTAACCGGTATCACCGATGATATGGTGCAAGGCCAGCGCATTGATGATGCACTGGTTGCGAGTTGGTTATCCGATGATCCGCTGGTGGTTGCGCATAATGCACAGTTTGATCGTCCTTTCTTTGAAAAGCGGTTTGCTGCATTAGGTCATCTATCTTGGGCCTGTTCAGCCAGTGGCATAGATTGGAAAGCACTGGGTTTTGAAAGTCGGAAACTTGAGTATCTGCTGCTTCGCTTAGGTTGGTTCTATGAAGGACACCGAGCTGCAACCGATTGTTTGGCGATGGCCTGGTTGTTCTATTTGTTGCCCGAGTCCGTTGCAAACTTGTTGTCTGAAGCAGACAGGCGAACTGTGTTAGTTCGTGCGTTTGGTGCGCCGTTTGACGTAAAGGACTATTTAAAAGAGCGCGGTTACCGTTGGCATGACGGTGTTAAAGGTGCCAACAAACATTGGTGGCGCGAAATCAGCGAAGACGAGTTGGCCCAGGAACAAACTTACCTGGATGATTTGTATCATCGTGGTTCAGAACATGCCCACTATGACTACAAAGATGCCCGCAATCGATTTAAAGCCTTATCATAG
- the mobH gene encoding MobH family relaxase, producing MFKNLFFQTKALPELSLQPDTEIPRYPPFLKGLPAASPEDLQSTQDELIAKLRQVLGFNQRDFQRLIQPCIDHLAAYVHLLPASEHHHHSGAGGLFRHSLEVAFWAAQAAEGIIFVASGTPVEKKELEPRWRVAAALGGLFHDIGKPVSDLSITDEDGRYQWNPFLETLSQWTNNNSIERYFIRWRDGRCKRHEQFSILVLNRVMTPELLAWLTQPGPEILQAMLEAIGNTDPEHVLSKLVIEADQTSVQRDLKAQRISVDDNALGVPVERYLLDAMRRLLASSQWLVNQRDARVWVRKSNQSTHLYLVWKSAAKDIIELLAKDKIPGIPRDPDTLADILIERGLATKSASNERYESLAPEVLIKDDKPIWLPMLHISEADLLFSSNVPSSVRLFSKPEWEATQQTQAEPQSRSSEHSDLPEESSSIDHSNSTESPSTKSSEQDDELRHASDVNHLQANENVPGDGYEKPNNLNDGAISNNVIQHVAEALNLPESLAWLPEASSALVVVGEQILIRYPDAVRPWCAPRKLLAELSQLDWLELDPANPTRKARTVTSNNGVQEQGLLLKVSISKVLTALIDLSKQDAEPAAAIQNEETSLRPSRINTSNAQAKEPATTAVRKQKPIAANANLSTDPKHAQRQQMVNFVKDLPILLTDGDYPDVDHSADGIRVTIQTLRQVANEHGIPAGQLLRGISASDQCQFDEGETVLFTAHAKR from the coding sequence ATGTTCAAAAACCTATTTTTTCAAACCAAAGCACTACCAGAGCTGTCATTGCAACCGGACACGGAAATTCCACGCTATCCGCCATTCCTGAAGGGGTTGCCAGCTGCATCACCCGAGGATTTGCAGTCCACACAAGACGAGCTAATTGCCAAACTTCGCCAGGTACTTGGCTTCAACCAGCGTGATTTTCAACGGTTGATTCAGCCCTGCATTGATCATCTGGCTGCGTATGTCCACTTGCTGCCAGCTTCTGAGCATCATCATCACAGTGGTGCTGGTGGTCTATTTCGTCATTCGTTGGAAGTTGCTTTCTGGGCGGCACAAGCAGCTGAAGGGATCATCTTTGTTGCCAGTGGCACCCCGGTTGAAAAAAAAGAACTGGAACCAAGGTGGCGTGTTGCGGCGGCATTAGGCGGTTTGTTCCATGATATTGGTAAACCCGTTTCAGACCTGTCCATCACAGACGAAGATGGACGCTATCAGTGGAACCCTTTTTTAGAAACATTATCTCAGTGGACCAATAATAATAGCATTGAACGTTATTTTATTCGCTGGCGCGACGGACGGTGCAAGCGGCACGAGCAATTCTCAATTCTGGTGTTAAACCGGGTGATGACACCTGAGTTGCTCGCCTGGTTAACTCAACCTGGCCCTGAAATTTTGCAAGCCATGCTAGAAGCGATTGGCAATACCGATCCCGAGCATGTCCTGTCTAAATTGGTCATTGAAGCCGACCAAACCAGTGTCCAGCGAGACCTGAAGGCTCAACGCATTTCCGTTGACGACAATGCCCTTGGTGTCCCAGTCGAACGCTATCTACTTGATGCCATGAGGCGATTACTTGCCAGTTCCCAGTGGTTAGTCAATCAGCGAGACGCCAGAGTCTGGGTACGAAAATCGAATCAATCAACCCATCTTTACCTGGTTTGGAAAAGCGCGGCTAAGGACATCATTGAGCTATTGGCCAAAGACAAGATACCTGGCATCCCAAGAGATCCCGATACCCTTGCGGACATCCTCATTGAGCGAGGATTAGCCACGAAATCCGCCTCAAATGAGCGATATGAAAGCCTTGCCCCTGAAGTGCTGATCAAAGACGACAAGCCAATCTGGCTACCCATGCTGCATATATCTGAGGCCGATTTATTGTTCAGCTCGAATGTACCAAGTAGCGTGAGACTGTTCAGCAAACCTGAGTGGGAAGCAACACAGCAAACACAAGCAGAGCCTCAGAGTCGTTCCAGTGAGCATTCAGACTTGCCTGAAGAGTCATCATCAATCGATCACAGCAATTCAACTGAGTCACCATCGACAAAATCGTCCGAACAAGATGATGAACTTCGTCATGCCAGTGATGTTAATCACCTTCAGGCAAATGAAAATGTTCCGGGTGATGGATATGAAAAGCCTAACAATTTAAATGATGGCGCTATCTCAAATAACGTAATCCAGCACGTTGCAGAGGCATTGAATCTACCTGAATCTTTGGCGTGGCTCCCAGAAGCCAGCAGTGCGCTGGTTGTGGTTGGTGAACAGATACTGATCCGCTATCCCGATGCCGTAAGGCCTTGGTGTGCTCCTCGAAAACTGCTTGCTGAACTCAGTCAATTAGATTGGCTTGAATTAGATCCCGCAAACCCAACACGTAAGGCCAGAACTGTGACCTCGAATAATGGCGTTCAGGAGCAAGGGTTACTGCTGAAGGTATCGATTTCAAAAGTGCTAACTGCACTGATAGACCTCTCCAAACAAGATGCAGAACCGGCGGCAGCTATTCAGAACGAAGAGACTTCACTGCGTCCGAGTCGAATTAATACAAGCAATGCTCAAGCAAAAGAGCCCGCCACAACAGCGGTGCGTAAGCAAAAGCCGATTGCGGCCAATGCGAACTTAAGTACAGACCCTAAACACGCGCAGCGCCAACAGATGGTTAATTTTGTGAAAGATTTGCCCATCTTACTGACCGATGGCGATTACCCAGACGTGGATCATAGTGCCGATGGTATTCGCGTCACGATTCAAACCTTACGCCAAGTCGCCAATGAGCATGGCATTCCAGCCGGACAACTGCTTCGGGGGATCTCGGCCAGTGACCAATGCCAGTTTGATGAGGGGGAAACGGTTCTGTTTACCGCTCACGCTAAACGTTAA
- the traD gene encoding conjugative transfer system coupling protein TraD (Members of this protein family are the putative conjugative coupling factor, TraD, as the term is used for the SXT and TOL plasmid systems.): MKENAYEMPWRTNYEAMAAAGWLVGATGAIAAEMLTELPPEPFWWMTGISSGMAFYRLPEAYRLYKLQKGLKGKPLAFMALSHLQKVMAKHPDELWLGYGFEWDQRHAQRVYEILKRDKQTLLNQGHASYRKNSQMGSTWIHGVEPKEEDVYQPVGHTEGHTLIVGTTGAGKTRCFDAMITQAILRNEAVIIIDPKGDKELKDNAQRACIAAGSPERFVYFHPGFPEHSVRLNPLRNFNRGTEIASRIAALIPSETGADPFKAFGQMALNNIVQGLLLTSQRPDLKTLRRFLEGGPEGLVVKAVTAWGEQVYPNFSVEIKRFTEKANTLAKQAMAMLLFYYERIQPVAANTDLEGLLSMFEHDRTHYSKMVASLMPVLNMLTSSELGPLLSPIANDVDDSRLITDSGRIINNAQVAYIGLDSLTDAMVGSAIGSLLLSDLTAVAGDRYNYGVDNRPVNIFIDEAAEVVNDPFIQLLNKGRGAKMRCVIATQTFADFAARTGSEAKARQVLGNINNLIALRVMDAETQQYITDNLPKTRFQYIMQTQGMSSNSDSPALFTGNHGERLMEEEGDMFPPQLLGQLPNLEYIAKLSGGRVIKGRIPILTSSTQAA; the protein is encoded by the coding sequence ATGAAAGAAAACGCATATGAGATGCCTTGGCGCACGAATTATGAAGCCATGGCAGCAGCAGGTTGGCTGGTTGGTGCAACAGGGGCGATTGCCGCAGAAATGCTGACGGAGCTACCACCTGAGCCATTTTGGTGGATGACAGGGATTTCCTCGGGCATGGCGTTTTACCGCCTGCCTGAGGCTTATCGTCTTTATAAATTGCAGAAGGGACTAAAAGGAAAACCATTGGCTTTTATGGCGCTGTCGCATTTGCAAAAGGTGATGGCAAAACATCCTGATGAATTGTGGTTAGGTTATGGCTTTGAGTGGGACCAGCGTCATGCTCAACGTGTTTATGAAATATTAAAACGTGATAAGCAAACCTTGCTTAACCAGGGTCACGCCTCTTATCGAAAGAATAGCCAAATGGGTTCGACCTGGATTCATGGTGTCGAGCCCAAAGAAGAAGATGTGTACCAACCAGTTGGACACACTGAGGGGCATACCTTAATTGTCGGTACGACCGGTGCCGGAAAAACCCGTTGCTTTGATGCGATGATCACTCAGGCCATTTTGCGCAATGAAGCCGTGATTATTATTGACCCCAAGGGAGACAAGGAGCTTAAGGATAATGCGCAGCGAGCCTGTATTGCCGCCGGTAGTCCTGAGCGCTTTGTGTATTTTCATCCGGGTTTTCCAGAGCATTCAGTACGTCTTAATCCCCTGAGAAACTTTAACCGAGGCACTGAAATTGCCAGCCGAATTGCGGCATTAATACCATCTGAAACCGGTGCTGATCCATTTAAAGCTTTTGGCCAAATGGCACTGAATAACATAGTGCAAGGTTTGTTGCTTACTTCACAGCGTCCTGATCTGAAAACACTGAGACGATTCTTGGAAGGTGGCCCGGAAGGCTTGGTAGTAAAAGCCGTCACAGCCTGGGGGGAGCAGGTGTATCCGAACTTTAGTGTGGAGATCAAGCGCTTTACCGAAAAGGCCAATACCTTGGCTAAACAAGCCATGGCGATGCTGCTTTTCTACTACGAACGCATTCAGCCTGTTGCCGCCAATACCGATTTGGAGGGGCTATTGAGCATGTTTGAGCACGATAGAACCCACTATTCAAAGATGGTGGCCTCACTGATGCCGGTGCTCAATATGCTCACATCAAGTGAATTGGGCCCACTGTTATCACCGATTGCAAACGATGTGGATGACAGTCGGTTAATTACGGATTCTGGCCGTATTATCAACAATGCCCAAGTGGCGTATATCGGCTTGGATTCATTAACTGACGCCATGGTTGGCAGCGCCATCGGTTCGTTGCTTTTATCGGATCTCACCGCCGTGGCCGGTGACCGCTATAACTATGGTGTTGATAATCGTCCCGTAAATATCTTCATCGATGAGGCGGCTGAAGTCGTCAACGATCCCTTCATTCAACTGCTCAACAAAGGCCGTGGCGCAAAAATGCGTTGTGTGATTGCTACTCAGACCTTTGCTGACTTTGCCGCTCGTACAGGCAGCGAAGCTAAGGCTCGCCAGGTGTTAGGTAACATCAACAACCTGATAGCCCTTCGGGTGATGGATGCCGAAACGCAGCAGTACATTACCGACAATCTGCCTAAGACTCGGTTCCAGTACATCATGCAAACTCAAGGTATGTCGTCAAACTCGGACAGCCCCGCGTTATTTACCGGCAATCATGGCGAGCGCTTGATGGAGGAAGAAGGCGATATGTTTCCACCGCAGTTATTAGGCCAGCTTCCCAACCTGGAGTACATCGCCAAGCTTTCAGGTGGCCGTGTGATTAAAGGTCGCATTCCTATTTTAACCAGCTCTACACAGGCAGCATAA
- the umuC gene encoding translesion error-prone DNA polymerase V subunit UmuC, producing MPVFALVDCNNFYASCEKLFRPDLKDTPVVVLSNNDGCVVARSREAKSLGIKMGVPAFQIKAEIQRHGILAFSSNYALYADLSSRVMRTLEEMAPRVEVYSIDEAFLDLTGIESAISLVEFGQQVRERIGNWIGITVCVGIAPTKTLAKLANHAAKKYPATQGVVDLTNPDRQRRLLALVPVDDVWGVGRRLSKRLNALGITTALDLANASPRAIRDQFSVVLERTVRELNGESCIELEEIPPTKKQIVCSRSFGVKVTHFELLREAVCEYATRATEKLRKEQQQAKVLTVFIRTSPFKDNEPQYSNSASGELLIPSYDTRDFIELANHLLKRIWKDGFRYAKAGVMLSDFYDPGMFQPGLFDDVSTRSNSQQLMSVLDTINQSGAGKVFFAGQGTKKDWSMKREHLSPAYTTRWDQLPRVK from the coding sequence ATGCCTGTATTTGCCTTGGTGGACTGCAACAATTTTTACGCCAGTTGTGAGAAGCTGTTTCGTCCTGATTTAAAAGATACGCCAGTTGTGGTGCTGTCCAACAATGACGGCTGTGTGGTTGCACGCTCGCGTGAAGCCAAGTCACTCGGTATTAAAATGGGCGTACCCGCCTTTCAGATCAAAGCTGAAATACAGCGTCATGGCATTTTGGCTTTTTCGTCCAACTATGCGCTGTATGCAGATTTAAGCAGTCGAGTGATGCGCACTTTGGAAGAGATGGCGCCACGAGTAGAGGTTTACTCCATTGACGAAGCGTTTTTGGACTTAACCGGTATTGAGTCTGCCATATCCCTTGTCGAGTTCGGACAACAAGTGCGAGAGCGGATAGGTAACTGGATTGGGATCACCGTCTGTGTAGGCATTGCACCGACTAAAACACTCGCCAAACTGGCAAACCATGCCGCCAAAAAGTATCCAGCCACTCAGGGCGTTGTAGACCTGACCAATCCTGATCGGCAACGTCGATTACTCGCATTAGTTCCGGTTGATGACGTTTGGGGAGTTGGTAGACGGCTTTCTAAGCGTTTAAATGCGTTGGGTATCACCACAGCCTTAGACCTAGCCAATGCCTCTCCTAGAGCCATCAGAGACCAGTTTTCGGTGGTTTTAGAGAGAACCGTCAGAGAGCTCAATGGCGAGTCGTGCATTGAGCTTGAAGAGATCCCGCCAACTAAGAAACAAATCGTCTGTAGCCGTTCATTTGGCGTAAAAGTAACGCACTTTGAATTGTTACGTGAAGCTGTATGCGAATACGCTACCCGCGCCACTGAGAAGCTTCGCAAAGAACAGCAGCAAGCCAAAGTGCTGACCGTGTTCATACGTACCAGCCCCTTTAAGGACAACGAACCGCAATACAGCAACTCTGCATCGGGCGAGTTGCTGATCCCCAGTTACGATACACGAGATTTTATCGAACTGGCCAATCACTTACTCAAGCGGATATGGAAGGATGGTTTTCGTTATGCCAAAGCGGGCGTCATGCTGTCTGACTTTTACGATCCAGGCATGTTTCAACCAGGACTATTCGATGACGTATCGACCCGCTCTAATAGCCAACAGTTAATGTCTGTATTGGACACCATTAACCAAAGTGGTGCCGGAAAGGTTTTCTTTGCTGGACAAGGTAC
- the umuD gene encoding translesion error-prone DNA polymerase V autoproteolytic subunit codes for MSVSLIGRSGALAFIKAKRLRIPLFMERVSAGFPSPAQDYVEQTLDLNELCIKRPAATFFVRVEGDSMIDAGIHPDDILVVDRSVQAEHGDIVIAGIHGELTVKELQLRPSVKLLPRNRAYEPIHIPEGTELEIFGVVTNVVRNMRRKS; via the coding sequence ATGAGTGTCTCGCTGATAGGCCGTAGCGGCGCACTTGCCTTCATCAAAGCCAAGCGCCTTCGTATCCCATTGTTCATGGAACGTGTTTCTGCTGGTTTTCCCTCACCAGCGCAGGATTATGTTGAGCAAACGCTCGACCTCAACGAGCTGTGCATCAAGCGACCGGCTGCAACGTTCTTTGTACGTGTTGAAGGTGATTCAATGATTGATGCCGGGATTCACCCAGATGATATTTTGGTGGTTGATCGCTCTGTCCAAGCAGAACACGGTGACATTGTCATCGCGGGTATCCATGGTGAACTCACGGTAAAGGAGCTTCAACTGAGGCCGAGCGTCAAGCTGCTCCCAAGAAACCGAGCATATGAACCTATCCATATTCCTGAAGGGACTGAGTTAGAGATATTTGGTGTGGTCACCAATGTAGTGCGAAACATGCGCCGCAAGTCGTGA